One genomic window of Paeniglutamicibacter sp. Y32M11 includes the following:
- a CDS encoding transglycosylase domain-containing protein, with translation MAAKKSPFFDTATTLGKIVAFFGVSALCGVLAAGLMVPVASLAGSGANAGVDIFNALPASFAGEPIAEPSKILAKDGSTIATFYSENRQPVKLENISPVMRKAIVSIEDERFYQHNGVDLRGIARAAVNNFTSSSQQGASTLTQQYVNNLLINSDSVNGVDRSEMTISGTKNIADKAREAKLAISIEKEMSKDEILEGYLNLVLFSGRNYGVQAAAQRFYSIDAKDLNLQQSAMLAGMVQLPNAYNPESYPERSIKRRNTVLAAMLRTGAIDKAEYKKAVASDLNLKPHKTLSGCIAADSAAYFCDYVTKLIVSDDAFGKTAEARESLLYRGGLTIKTTLDIKLQKEAEKQSKAMIPANDKSNMGASIVTVEPGSGNILAMGQNKTYSPAEGKEFTEYNFAVESSKGGAGGFQGGSTMKPYTTLAWLQAGNTMSQRISAPNRKMYPQSFHWEASCLPAGYTTVGGGWDPANAVNSWASSGTVDYGLFNSVNSFTVAEASQLDLCDISANTEKLGLVDYANYTDLATGKKTTTAQPISPANPSFVIGSAQITPLAQATAFAAFANNGEYCENRALTSVTDASGNEYKVKPVTCSQELSPKVVSDLNGTLKKIASQKVAKGAINYPIAGKTGTNNDANSTWFVGYTSGMSTAAWVGRWDKQRNLETPGYEIAGVTRSWVDSGTWASPLWVNYMKEVGDLYSTDSLGKGSVSPQSTPSSASAQSDSNNEADAPATTDPSPTTAPSTSAPSSDALSSSAPASSAPSSSAPSSSAPSTSESSDTGNNGNRNSNGNGNGNGNNNSTDAKSDD, from the coding sequence ATGGCAGCTAAAAAGTCCCCGTTTTTTGATACGGCTACCACCCTTGGCAAGATCGTTGCCTTCTTTGGGGTGAGCGCCTTATGTGGCGTACTTGCGGCAGGACTCATGGTCCCGGTCGCCTCTCTCGCCGGCAGCGGCGCCAACGCAGGTGTGGATATTTTCAACGCCTTGCCGGCCAGCTTCGCCGGTGAGCCGATTGCGGAACCCTCCAAAATTTTGGCCAAGGACGGGTCGACTATCGCCACGTTCTACTCGGAGAATCGCCAGCCGGTCAAGCTGGAGAATATTTCCCCCGTCATGCGCAAGGCGATCGTCTCCATCGAGGACGAACGCTTCTATCAGCACAACGGCGTGGATCTGCGCGGCATCGCCCGCGCGGCAGTGAACAACTTCACCTCCTCGTCCCAGCAGGGTGCTTCAACGTTGACCCAGCAATACGTCAACAACCTGCTGATCAACTCGGACTCAGTTAATGGCGTGGACCGCTCGGAGATGACGATCTCCGGCACCAAGAACATTGCCGACAAGGCTCGTGAGGCCAAGCTGGCCATCTCCATCGAAAAGGAAATGTCCAAGGATGAGATCCTTGAGGGTTACCTAAACCTCGTGCTCTTCTCCGGACGTAACTACGGCGTTCAGGCAGCGGCACAGCGCTTCTACTCCATCGATGCCAAGGATCTTAACCTTCAGCAGTCAGCGATGCTTGCCGGAATGGTTCAGCTGCCCAACGCTTACAATCCGGAAAGCTACCCGGAACGAAGCATTAAGCGCCGCAACACCGTCCTCGCCGCCATGCTGCGCACCGGTGCCATCGACAAGGCTGAGTACAAAAAGGCCGTCGCTTCGGACCTAAATTTGAAGCCGCACAAGACGCTCTCCGGATGTATCGCCGCCGATTCGGCCGCCTACTTCTGTGACTATGTCACCAAGCTCATCGTCAGCGACGACGCCTTCGGCAAGACCGCAGAGGCCCGCGAGTCCCTGCTCTACCGTGGTGGTTTGACCATCAAGACCACGTTAGACATCAAGCTTCAGAAGGAAGCCGAAAAGCAGTCCAAGGCCATGATCCCGGCCAACGACAAGTCGAACATGGGCGCGTCCATCGTGACCGTTGAACCCGGCTCGGGCAACATCCTGGCCATGGGCCAGAACAAGACGTACTCCCCCGCTGAGGGCAAGGAATTCACCGAGTACAACTTCGCCGTTGAATCCTCGAAGGGTGGAGCCGGCGGGTTCCAGGGTGGTTCCACGATGAAGCCCTACACCACGTTGGCCTGGCTCCAAGCCGGAAACACCATGAGCCAACGGATCAGTGCACCGAACAGAAAAATGTACCCTCAGTCATTCCATTGGGAGGCTTCCTGCTTGCCCGCCGGTTACACCACGGTGGGCGGTGGCTGGGATCCTGCCAACGCCGTGAACTCATGGGCCTCTTCGGGAACGGTTGACTACGGTCTATTCAACTCCGTCAACTCCTTCACGGTGGCCGAGGCGTCCCAGCTTGATCTCTGTGACATCTCCGCAAACACGGAGAAGTTGGGTCTCGTCGACTACGCCAATTACACCGACCTGGCCACCGGTAAGAAGACCACCACCGCACAGCCGATTTCCCCGGCCAACCCGTCCTTCGTCATCGGTTCGGCTCAAATCACCCCGCTGGCTCAGGCCACCGCGTTTGCTGCATTCGCCAACAACGGTGAGTACTGCGAGAACCGAGCGCTGACCTCAGTCACCGACGCGAGCGGCAACGAGTACAAGGTCAAGCCGGTGACTTGTAGCCAAGAACTCAGCCCTAAGGTGGTGTCCGATTTGAACGGCACACTGAAGAAGATCGCCAGCCAAAAGGTTGCCAAGGGAGCGATCAACTACCCGATCGCTGGCAAGACCGGTACGAACAACGATGCCAACTCCACCTGGTTCGTTGGTTACACCTCGGGCATGTCGACTGCGGCCTGGGTCGGCCGCTGGGACAAGCAGCGGAATCTGGAGACTCCGGGCTATGAGATTGCCGGAGTCACTCGTTCCTGGGTTGACTCGGGCACCTGGGCAAGCCCGCTGTGGGTCAATTACATGAAGGAAGTCGGGGACCTGTACTCGACGGATTCATTGGGCAAGGGCTCAGTCTCTCCCCAGTCGACTCCTTCCAGCGCCTCCGCGCAGAGCGACTCGAACAACGAAGCCGACGCGCCGGCCACCACGGACCCGTCACCGACTACGGCTCCGAGCACCTCCGCACCGAGTAGCGATGCCCTGAGCAGCTCAGCACCGGCTAGCTCCGCTCCGAGTAGTTCGGCTCCGAGTAGTTCGGCTCCGAGCACCTCCGAGTCCTCGGACACCGGCAATAACGGTAATAGGAACTCCAACGGGAACGGCAATGGCAACGGGAACAACAATTCAACCGATGCTAAGAGCGATGACTAA
- a CDS encoding metallophosphoesterase codes for MTNPLPVSTTMTEAVSRTARGAALAVGAAAAAGTALFGYGLSQTTRFVVREENLALLPTGSAPIRILHLSDIHMVPGQELKRRWLHSLADLKPDLVINTGDNLGHLRGLESLLAALGPLMAFPGAFVPGSNCYFGPRPKNPLRYLRKDSSVPRNSPKYQLPWEAMHRAFGAAGWVNMTNRNYSMPVRGTRLDFTGVDDPHLSYDRFAGWPAGSASSFDAPHLRIALAHAPYQRVLDRFTASDADLILAGHTHGGQICIPGYGALVTNCDLPTWRASGLTTWEWAGKSTPLNVSAGIGTSRFAPVRIACPPEAVLLTLSARP; via the coding sequence ATGACTAATCCTCTCCCGGTCTCGACGACCATGACCGAAGCGGTCTCACGCACAGCGCGTGGGGCCGCTTTGGCGGTTGGTGCTGCCGCTGCGGCGGGAACGGCACTTTTCGGTTATGGACTGAGCCAGACCACCCGCTTTGTGGTGCGCGAGGAAAACTTGGCTCTGCTCCCCACGGGGTCCGCCCCCATCCGGATCTTGCATCTCTCGGATATTCATATGGTGCCGGGACAGGAACTCAAGCGCCGCTGGCTCCACTCGCTCGCAGACCTGAAACCAGACCTGGTGATCAACACCGGAGATAACCTCGGGCATTTGCGGGGACTTGAATCGTTGCTGGCTGCGTTGGGCCCGCTCATGGCTTTCCCCGGCGCCTTTGTTCCGGGATCAAATTGCTACTTTGGTCCCCGACCGAAGAACCCCCTGCGGTACCTGAGGAAGGATTCTTCGGTCCCCCGCAACTCCCCGAAGTATCAGTTGCCTTGGGAAGCAATGCACCGTGCCTTTGGCGCCGCGGGCTGGGTCAACATGACCAACCGAAATTATTCGATGCCGGTGCGAGGCACACGCCTTGACTTCACCGGAGTTGATGACCCGCATCTCTCCTATGACCGGTTTGCTGGTTGGCCGGCCGGCTCGGCCTCCTCTTTTGATGCCCCGCATCTTCGCATCGCGCTGGCCCATGCCCCGTACCAGCGGGTCCTGGATCGCTTCACGGCCTCGGACGCGGACCTGATATTGGCCGGACACACCCACGGCGGACAGATCTGTATCCCCGGCTATGGGGCGCTGGTGACCAATTGTGATTTGCCGACGTGGCGGGCCAGTGGGCTCACCACCTGGGAATGGGCGGGGAAAAGCACGCCGCTGAACGTATCTGCGGGCATTGGCACCTCACGCTTTGCTCCGGTGCGGATCGCCTGCCCGCCGGAAGCGGTTCTGCTCACGTTGAGCGCTCGTCCCTGA
- a CDS encoding ABC transporter ATP-binding protein, with translation MRKTFARLGPFVKPILPRLFCGFLCALAAGLVALAIPQVLATLVNDVLHPEGKSSAVWYAVALIGGLGFLEALLVFLRRQFVITPAARLETQLRVRFYAHLQQLPVAFHERWGSGQLLSRSMSDLSLLRRWLAFGALMLVVSTVTVIAGLSLMFSASWVLGAIYLAGAIPITIKAFHFRSNYRAASRLSQDQAGDLATAVEESVHGIRVIKAFGRGRHMYDGFNSQAKQLRDTEVSKAKTLAGFILFVVAIPETTLGLGLAAGLWLTAQGDLSVGALVAYFATAMVLAGPVENMGMLMGMTLTTKTALDRHFEVMDTQNTITSPETPVTPTQRRGELELRNVAFRFADTAQDAPPTLRCINLLVRPGETMALVGMTGTGKSTLLQLVPRLYDATGGQVLIDGVDVRDRDLIELRQDVAVAFEDTILFSSSIRENVLLGAPEYEKEKLDALLDEAIDTAQAGFARTLPDSLDTVIGEEGLSLSGGQRQRIALARAIAAKPRVLVLDDPLSALDVRTEEAVTQKLRSTLAGTTTLIVAHRPSTVALADRVALLKDGEINDVGTHSELLGRNEHYRYVIASLEDEESNIISLTGGTEA, from the coding sequence GTGCGCAAGACCTTTGCGCGGCTTGGCCCCTTCGTTAAACCCATCTTGCCGCGCTTGTTCTGCGGTTTCTTGTGCGCGTTGGCTGCAGGCCTCGTCGCGCTGGCCATCCCCCAGGTCCTAGCCACACTGGTCAACGACGTGTTGCACCCCGAGGGCAAGAGCTCGGCGGTTTGGTACGCGGTGGCATTGATCGGCGGGCTCGGATTCCTCGAGGCGCTGCTGGTGTTCCTGCGTCGACAATTCGTGATCACCCCCGCGGCCCGCCTCGAAACTCAACTGCGGGTACGCTTCTACGCCCACCTGCAGCAGCTCCCCGTGGCCTTCCACGAACGCTGGGGCTCGGGTCAGCTGCTCTCCCGGTCCATGTCCGATCTGAGTCTGCTGCGCCGCTGGCTGGCCTTTGGCGCCCTGATGCTGGTGGTTTCCACCGTGACGGTGATTGCCGGCCTGAGCCTGATGTTCAGCGCCAGTTGGGTGTTGGGTGCCATCTACCTGGCCGGGGCCATCCCCATCACCATCAAGGCATTCCACTTCCGATCCAACTACCGTGCCGCCAGCCGCCTGAGCCAAGACCAGGCCGGCGACCTCGCCACGGCCGTCGAGGAATCGGTCCACGGCATTCGCGTTATCAAGGCCTTTGGACGTGGCCGCCACATGTACGACGGCTTTAATTCCCAGGCAAAACAACTTCGCGACACCGAGGTTTCCAAGGCCAAGACCCTGGCCGGATTCATTCTTTTTGTGGTCGCCATCCCCGAAACCACTTTGGGCTTAGGGCTTGCGGCCGGTCTCTGGCTCACCGCACAGGGCGATTTGAGCGTGGGTGCGCTGGTGGCTTACTTCGCCACCGCCATGGTGCTGGCCGGCCCGGTGGAAAACATGGGCATGCTCATGGGCATGACGCTGACCACCAAGACCGCGCTGGACCGCCATTTCGAGGTCATGGACACCCAAAACACCATCACCTCCCCCGAAACACCAGTGACACCCACCCAGCGGCGCGGGGAGCTCGAGCTGCGCAACGTGGCCTTCCGCTTCGCCGATACCGCCCAGGATGCACCACCCACGCTGCGTTGCATCAATCTATTGGTGCGCCCCGGGGAAACCATGGCACTGGTCGGCATGACCGGCACCGGAAAATCCACCCTGCTGCAGCTGGTTCCCCGGCTGTACGACGCCACCGGCGGGCAGGTGCTCATCGACGGGGTCGATGTGCGAGATCGCGATCTGATCGAATTGCGCCAGGACGTCGCGGTGGCCTTCGAAGACACCATCTTGTTCTCTTCCTCCATCCGAGAGAACGTCTTGCTTGGCGCGCCCGAATACGAAAAAGAAAAATTGGATGCCCTGTTGGATGAAGCCATCGATACGGCTCAGGCGGGCTTCGCCCGCACTCTGCCCGATTCTCTGGATACTGTGATCGGCGAGGAGGGGCTCTCGCTCTCCGGTGGGCAGCGCCAACGCATCGCGCTGGCCCGCGCCATCGCCGCCAAACCACGGGTGCTGGTGCTCGATGACCCACTCTCCGCCCTCGATGTGCGCACCGAGGAAGCTGTGACCCAGAAGCTGCGCAGTACCCTCGCCGGGACCACCACGCTGATTGTTGCTCATCGTCCCTCCACCGTGGCCCTGGCCGATCGGGTGGCGCTGCTCAAGGACGGGGAGATCAACGACGTGGGCACCCACTCCGAGCTCCTGGGGCGCAACGAGCACTACCGCTACGTCATCGCCAGCCTCGAGGACGAGGAATCCAACATCATCTCCCTGACAGGTGGAACTGAAGCATGA
- a CDS encoding ABC transporter ATP-binding protein yields MSQHTGVANEDAITLSLEERKRIRARSWKLLAVLASTQKKMLALTVVLVVISNVARVAFPLLIAWAIDWGLPQVRNGNWAVLGITGGAYVLAAITAGSLLGWYILCTAKISQAMLLDLRLRVFRHTQRLSLEFHENYTSGRIISRQTSDLETLRELLDQGISELVSAGVFVAFTLISIFVLDWRSGLVVMIAAAPIWLLFGWYQKRSEVVYRESRVVSARVIGSFVETMTGIRAVKAFRKEKINDASYSTVAGEYRDNSIRSINLFGVLQPSLVLIGNLSVAAVLAWGGFRILDGQLGVGVLVALLLATKRVFQPVENIAMFYQSLQSATAALEKVSGLLEEEPTVTEPVKPQPLESVVGRLEFKDAVFGYGDGPVIMDRFDLTIPAGQTIAVVGQTGAGKSTLAKLIARFYDLRSGSLSLDGVRIEHIANNDLRRHVVMVTQEAFLFSGTVADNIALGKPGASIEEIILAARAVGAHEFITALPEGYETDVNKRGGRVSSGQRQLISFARAFLADPAVLILDEATSSLDIPSERAVQRGLQTLLGNRTALIIAHRLSTVQIADRVLVVHDGHIVEDGTPAELISSEGRFAALHKAWRDSLV; encoded by the coding sequence ATGAGCCAGCACACCGGGGTGGCCAATGAGGATGCCATCACCCTGAGCCTTGAGGAACGAAAACGCATCCGCGCCCGCTCGTGGAAGCTGCTGGCCGTGCTGGCCAGCACCCAGAAGAAGATGCTGGCGCTTACCGTGGTGCTGGTGGTCATTTCCAACGTTGCCCGCGTCGCGTTCCCGCTACTCATTGCCTGGGCCATCGACTGGGGCCTGCCCCAGGTGCGCAACGGCAACTGGGCGGTGCTGGGCATCACCGGCGGCGCATACGTGCTGGCCGCCATCACGGCCGGGTCCCTGTTGGGCTGGTACATTCTGTGCACCGCAAAAATCTCCCAGGCCATGCTGCTAGATCTGCGACTACGCGTCTTTAGACACACCCAACGGCTGAGCCTGGAGTTCCACGAAAACTACACCTCCGGTCGCATTATTTCGCGGCAGACCTCGGATTTGGAGACGCTGCGCGAGCTGCTGGACCAGGGCATCTCCGAGCTGGTCTCCGCCGGAGTGTTTGTGGCCTTCACCCTGATCTCGATCTTTGTGCTGGACTGGCGCTCCGGACTGGTGGTGATGATCGCGGCGGCGCCCATCTGGTTGCTCTTTGGCTGGTACCAGAAGCGCTCCGAGGTGGTCTACCGCGAGTCGCGGGTGGTCTCGGCCCGAGTCATCGGCTCCTTCGTGGAAACCATGACCGGTATCCGCGCGGTGAAGGCGTTCCGCAAGGAAAAAATCAACGATGCGAGCTACTCCACGGTCGCCGGGGAATACCGGGACAACTCCATCCGCTCCATCAACCTCTTCGGGGTGTTGCAGCCATCATTGGTGCTGATCGGCAACCTGTCGGTCGCCGCGGTACTGGCCTGGGGCGGCTTCCGCATCCTTGACGGCCAACTGGGCGTGGGCGTGTTGGTGGCGCTGCTGCTGGCCACCAAGCGGGTGTTCCAACCGGTGGAAAACATTGCCATGTTCTACCAGTCCCTGCAGTCGGCCACCGCCGCCCTGGAAAAGGTCTCCGGGCTCCTGGAGGAGGAGCCGACGGTCACCGAGCCGGTGAAACCGCAGCCCCTGGAAAGCGTGGTGGGCAGGCTGGAGTTTAAGGATGCCGTCTTTGGCTACGGGGACGGGCCGGTCATCATGGACCGCTTTGACCTGACGATTCCGGCGGGTCAAACCATTGCGGTGGTCGGTCAGACCGGAGCGGGTAAATCCACGCTGGCCAAGTTGATCGCCCGGTTCTATGACCTGCGCTCCGGTTCCTTGTCCCTGGACGGGGTGCGGATCGAACATATTGCCAACAACGATCTGCGTCGGCACGTGGTCATGGTGACCCAGGAGGCGTTCCTGTTCTCCGGCACCGTGGCCGATAATATCGCGCTGGGCAAACCGGGGGCCAGCATCGAGGAGATCATTCTGGCGGCCCGCGCCGTGGGCGCCCACGAATTCATCACGGCGTTGCCCGAGGGCTACGAGACCGATGTGAACAAGCGAGGCGGGCGCGTGTCCTCGGGTCAGCGCCAGCTGATTTCCTTCGCTCGAGCCTTCCTGGCCGATCCGGCGGTGCTGATCCTCGATGAGGCGACCAGCTCGTTGGATATTCCCTCCGAGCGGGCGGTGCAGCGCGGGCTGCAGACCCTGCTGGGCAACCGCACCGCGCTGATCATCGCGCACCGACTCTCCACGGTGCAGATCGCCGACCGCGTACTGGTGGTCCACGACGGGCACATTGTTGAGGACGGTACTCCGGCGGAGTTGATCAGCTCCGAAGGCCGCTTCGCCGCCCTGCACAAGGCCTGGCGCGACTCGTTGGTCTAG
- a CDS encoding phosphoribosylaminoimidazolesuccinocarboxamide synthase: protein MSGLQTETLDLPGWTHHYSGKVRDLYIPAGSTFEETDRVLVVASDRISAFDFVLESEIPDKGKVLTQLSLWWFEKLAQFPNHVISTDVPDAVVGRAMVCKKLDMFPIECIARGYLTGSGLAEYKDRQTVCALPLQAGMVDGSKLDPAIFTPSAKAEVGEHDENITFEETAARIGGQQAADLRDATLALYTRAEEIARERGIILADTKVEFGIDPATGEITLGDEVLTPDSSRFWDAQTYSPGQAQPSFDKQFVRDYLTSAASGWDKNSDEEPPALPADIIELTRARYIDAYERLTGLTFSA from the coding sequence ATGTCAGGCCTGCAAACCGAAACCCTGGATCTGCCGGGATGGACACACCACTATTCGGGCAAGGTCCGCGATCTGTACATCCCGGCCGGTTCCACCTTTGAGGAAACCGACCGGGTTTTGGTGGTCGCCTCCGATCGCATCAGCGCCTTTGACTTTGTGCTGGAATCCGAGATCCCCGACAAGGGCAAGGTGCTGACGCAGCTGAGCCTGTGGTGGTTCGAGAAGTTGGCACAATTCCCCAACCACGTCATCTCCACCGACGTCCCCGACGCCGTGGTGGGCCGGGCGATGGTCTGCAAAAAGCTCGACATGTTCCCGATCGAATGCATCGCCCGCGGGTACCTCACCGGCTCCGGCCTGGCCGAATACAAGGATCGTCAGACCGTCTGCGCGTTGCCGCTGCAGGCCGGCATGGTGGATGGTTCGAAGTTGGATCCGGCGATCTTCACCCCCTCGGCCAAGGCCGAGGTCGGTGAACACGACGAGAACATCACCTTCGAGGAAACCGCTGCCCGCATCGGCGGCCAGCAGGCTGCCGATCTGCGTGATGCCACCCTGGCGTTGTACACCCGCGCCGAGGAGATCGCCCGCGAACGCGGCATCATCCTGGCCGATACCAAGGTGGAGTTCGGGATCGATCCGGCCACCGGCGAGATCACCCTGGGCGATGAGGTGCTCACCCCCGATTCTTCACGCTTCTGGGATGCGCAGACCTACTCACCGGGCCAGGCTCAGCCGTCCTTCGACAAGCAGTTTGTCCGTGACTACCTCACCTCGGCGGCCTCGGGCTGGGACAAGAACTCCGATGAGGAACCTCCGGCACTTCCGGCGGACATCATCGAGCTCACCCGTGCACGCTACATCGATGCCTACGAGCGCCTGACCGGTCTGACCTTTAGCGCCTAA